Proteins found in one Streptomyces sp. NBC_00461 genomic segment:
- a CDS encoding putative glycolipid-binding domain-containing protein: MAISRVITWDVIESKGYETAWAELSDGSLRARGRAVGVVPEPYWISYELDAGEDFVTRRLSVTAETGTGTRTLDLRHDGHGRWTADGEPLPDVDGALDCDLGLCPLTNTMPVLRHGLHQTPGEREFLMAWVSVPDLAVQPSQQTYTHLGPTERGTRVRYSSGAFRSDLEFDGDGFVLDYPSLATRRR, encoded by the coding sequence ATGGCCATCTCCCGTGTCATCACCTGGGACGTCATCGAGAGCAAGGGATACGAGACCGCCTGGGCCGAACTCTCCGACGGCTCCCTGCGGGCCCGCGGACGGGCGGTCGGGGTCGTGCCGGAGCCGTACTGGATCTCGTACGAACTCGATGCGGGCGAGGACTTCGTGACCCGCCGGCTGAGCGTCACGGCAGAGACCGGGACCGGTACCCGCACCCTCGACCTGCGGCACGACGGTCATGGCCGGTGGACCGCGGACGGCGAGCCGCTGCCGGACGTCGACGGCGCACTCGACTGCGACCTGGGTCTGTGCCCGCTCACCAACACCATGCCGGTGCTGCGACACGGCCTCCATCAGACGCCCGGCGAACGGGAGTTCCTGATGGCGTGGGTGTCGGTGCCGGACCTGGCCGTGCAGCCCTCACAGCAGACGTACACCCACCTCGGTCCCACCGAGCGGGGCACCCGGGTCCGCTACTCCTCGGGCGCCTTCAGAAGTGACCTGGAGTTCGACGGCGACGGATTCGTCCTCGACTACCCGAGTCTGGCCACGCGCCGACGCTGA
- a CDS encoding DUF1003 domain-containing protein, with protein sequence MGAKANRSGVRIMHEEALFARIRGTQDRIADGITAFAGTMQFVYLHALWFAVWIVCNEGVFGDGAVWDPYPFGLLTMIVSLEAIFLSTFVMVSQNRQAARENVRADLDFETNVRSEVWSIHMGRALGVDPAEVERRVQELLTENRALMNGTARPSD encoded by the coding sequence ATGGGCGCCAAGGCGAACCGGTCGGGTGTGCGGATCATGCACGAGGAGGCCCTCTTCGCGCGGATACGCGGGACCCAGGACCGGATCGCGGACGGGATCACCGCCTTCGCCGGAACGATGCAGTTCGTGTATCTGCACGCCCTGTGGTTCGCGGTGTGGATCGTGTGCAACGAAGGGGTGTTCGGCGACGGGGCGGTCTGGGACCCGTACCCCTTCGGACTGCTCACCATGATCGTCAGCCTGGAGGCGATCTTCCTGTCCACCTTCGTCATGGTCAGCCAGAACCGTCAGGCCGCCCGCGAGAACGTACGCGCCGACCTGGACTTCGAGACCAACGTGCGCTCGGAGGTGTGGTCCATCCACATGGGCCGCGCCCTCGGCGTCGACCCCGCGGAGGTCGAACGGCGTGTTCAGGAACTCCTCACGGAAAACCGCGCCCTGATGAACGGCACCGCCCGGCCCTCGGACTGA